The Malus domestica chromosome 10, GDT2T_hap1 genome contains a region encoding:
- the LOC103444870 gene encoding uncharacterized protein, with amino-acid sequence MGRDGGILEKLRGLDAYPKINDDFFSRTLSGGIITLASSLLMFFLFVSELGLYLHTVTESKLLVDVSRGETLHINFDVTFPAIRCSLLSLDTMDISGERHFDIRHDIVKKRIDAHGNVIEAKKDGIGAPKIESPLQRHGGRLEHNEKYCGSCFGAETSDDECCNSCDEVQEAYKKKGWALTNADLIDQCKREGFIQKIKDEDGEGCNIEGSLAVNKVAGNFHFMPGKSFHQSNFHVHDLLAFQTDSYNMSHKINRLAFGDHFPGMQNPLDRVQWMQERPGGMYQYFIKVVPTLYTNIRGRTIRSNQYSVTEHYKSSELGHSQLPPGVFFYYDLSPIKVTFKEEHVPFLHFVTHICAIVGGIFTIAGLVDAFIYHGQRAIRKIEAGKFG; translated from the exons ATGGGCAGGGACGGTGGTATCCTTGAGAAGCTGAGGGGTTTGGACGCCTACCCTAAAATCAATGACGATTTCTTCAGCCGTACGCTCTCCGGCGGCATCATTACCCTCGCATCTTCCCTCCTTATGTTCTTCCTCTTCGTCTCCGAGCTCG GACTATACCTCCACACTGTTACAGAGTCAAAGCTTCTTGTAGATGTTTCAAGAGGAGAAACCCTACATATCAAT TTTGATGTGACTTTTCCAGCTATCCGATGCTCATTACTCAGTCTTGACACAATGGATATTAGTGGAGAGCGGCATTttgacata CGACACGATATAGTCAAGAAACGAATTGATGCGCATGGTAATGTAATAGAAGCTAAGAAGGATGGAATTGGTGCACCAAAG ATTGAGAGCCCCTTGCAAAGGCATGGTGGAAGGCTTGAGCATAATGAAAAATATTGTGGATCGTGCTTTGGAGCAGAAACG TCTGATGATGAATGTTGCAACTCGTGTGATGAAGTTCAAGAGGCATATAAGAAAAAAGGTTGGGCATTGACGAATGCAGATTTGATAGACCAG TGCAAACGGGAAGGTTTTATTCAAAAGATAAAAGATGAAGATGGTGAAGGATGTAATATTGAAGGATCCCTTGCAGTTAACAAAGTCGCGGGAAATTTTCATTTTATGCCTGGAAAAAGTTTTCACCAGTCTAACTTTCATGTCCATGATTTGCTGGCTTTCCAGACAGATAGTTACAAT ATGAGTCACAAGATAAACAGATTAGCTTTTGGTGACCACTTTCCTGGCATGCAAAATCCCCTTGATCG TGTACAATGGATGCAGGAAAGACCTGGTGGTATGTACCAGTATTTCATCAAG GTGGTCCCTACGCTATACACCAATATTAGAGGCCGTACAATTCGCTCAAATCAG TATTCTGTGACAGAGCATTATAAGAGTTCAGAGCTGGGACACTCTCAATTGCCACCAGGAGTTTTCTTCTATTATGATCTTTCTCCAATTAAG GTCACATTCAAAGAAGAACATGTTCCGTTTTTACACTTCGTGACCCATATCTGTGCCATAGTTGGAG GTATATTTACCATTGCAGGACTTGTGGATGCGTTTATATATCACGGTCAAAGAGCAATTAGGAAGATTGAAGCTGGAAAATTTGGGTGA
- the LOC103444961 gene encoding nuclear/nucleolar GTPase 2-like has translation MVKKTERKVNISGNPKHSLDANRSDGKVKNKDARTGATVRRLQMYNTRPKRNRKGKVLRNKFQSKELPNTRIQPDRGLFGVTRAASQQQIDIFREEHGRTGSSNYNVILKEKQLPWSLLNDHQKLTRFHLLERETFSNVFGPKTKRKRPKLLAADYESLAKKADVFQEKHAADNVVEGSETDGFRDLVRHTMFEKGQSKRIWSELYKVIDSSDVVVQVLDARDPQGTRCHHLEKYLKEHCMHKHLILLLNKCDLIPSWVLRRWLNVLKAEFPTIAFHASINKSFGKGTLLSVLRQFARLKSDKQAISVGFVGYPNVGKSSVINTLRTKNVCKVAPIPGETKVWQYITLTKRIFLIDCPGVVYQSGDSETDIVLKGVVRVTNLQDATEHIGEVLKRVQKIHLKRAYKIEKWEDDNDFLCQLCKLSGKLLKGGEPDLMTAAKMVLHDWQRGKIPFFVPPPKSESSTGEPDTNHNKDDTVEDNNQEAAYRVIGDIISFQKICTIPVQRDLFSEEELNGDEGPEQLPATEVSEKSPESDDEISEQSLDLEDDTAEQSGNPKHI, from the coding sequence ATGGTGAAGAAGACGGAGAGGAAAGTGAACATCTCTGGGAATCCGAAGCACTCTCTGGACGCAAATCGTTCCGATGGCAAGGTCAAGAACAAGGACGCGCGTACCGGCGCCACCGTCCGCCGCCTCCAGATGTACAACACTAGGCCCAAACGTAACCGCAAGGGAAAGGTCTTGAGGAACAAGTTCCAGTCCAAGGAGTTGCCTAACACTCGTATCCAGCCCGATCGCGGCCTGTTTGGGGTTACTCGGGCTGCGTCTCAGCAGCAGATCGACATTTTCCGTGAGGAGCACGGTAGGACGGGTTCAAGTAACTACAATGTTATTTTGAAGGAGAAGCAATTGCCATGGTCCCTCTTGAATGACCATCAGAAGCTAACCAGATTCCatcttttagagagagagacattTTCTAATGTCTTTGGACCTAAGACAAAGAGGAAACGTCCAAAGCTCCTCGCAGCAGATTATGAATCCTTAGCTAAGAAGGCTGATGTGTTTCAGGAGAAGCATGCTGCTGACAATGTTGTAGAAGGTAGTGAAACGGATGGATTTCGGGACCTGGTTCGGCATACAATGTTTGAGAAGGGCCAAAGTAAACGTATTTGGAGTGAGCTCTACAAAGTCATAGACTCTTCTGATGTGGTTGTCCAGGTTTTGGATGCAAGGGATCCACAAGGTACAAGATGCCACCACTTAGAGAAATATTTGAAAGAGCACTGCATGCATAAACACTTAATTCTTTTGTTAAACAAGTGTGATTTGATTCCTTCATGGGTGCTTAGACGCTGGTTGAACGTACTGAAGGCTGAATTTCCAACTATTGCATTTCATGCTAGCATCAATAAATCGTTTGGCAAGGGAACTCTTCTATCGGTTTTGAGACAATTCGCCCGTTTGAAAAGCGACAAGCAAGCAATTTCTGTTGGATTTGTTGGGTATCCCAATGTTGGAAAGTCATCTGTTATCAACACATTGCGAACTAAAAATGTTTGCAAAGTTGCTCCTATCCCAGGGGAGACTAAAGTGTGGCAGTATATAACACTTACAAAGAGGATTTTCTTGATTGATTGCCCTGGAGTTGTCTATCAAAGCGGTGACTCTGAAACAGATATCGTACTGAAGGGCGTGGTACGTGTCACAAATTTGCAGGATGCTACAGAACACATAGGAGAAGTTTTGAAACGAGTTCAAAAAATCCACCTGAAAAGAGCATATAAGATAGAGAAGTGGGAAGATGATAATGACTTCCTATGTCAGCTATGCAAATTGTCAGGCAAACTTTTGAAGGGTGGTGAACCCGACTTGATGACTGCAGCAAAGATGGTCCTCCACGACTGGCAGAGGGGTAAGATACCATTTTTTGTGCCGCCACCAAAAAGTGAATCATCAACCGGGGAGCCTGATACCAATCACAATAAAGATGACACTGTGGAAGATAACAATCAGGAGGCTGCTTATCGAGTCATTGGAGATATTATTTCATTTCAGAAGATCTGCACTATCCCGGTGCAAAGGGATCTTTTCAGTGAAGAAGAGTTAAATGGCGATGAGGGGCCTGAACAGCTTCCAGCCACTGAAGTATCTGAGAAGTCTCCGGAGTCGGATGATGAAATATCTGAGCAGTCACTGGACTTGGAGGATGACACGGCTGAACAGTCTGGAAATCCTAAACACATCTAA